In the genome of Magnolia sinica isolate HGM2019 chromosome 2, MsV1, whole genome shotgun sequence, one region contains:
- the LOC131237869 gene encoding PI-PLC X domain-containing protein At5g67130-like, which yields MPDMYDFNNDIWLCHSFGGQCYNLIAFQPAINVLKEIQVFLDANPLEIITIFIEDYVTSPQGLTKVFNAAGLRKFWYLVSGMPKNGQDWPIIDDMISKNQRLLVFTSKSAKEAFEGIAYEWRYIVENQYGDSWMKASSYPNHAKSSPKNTTTRSFVLENYFLDNPNLATANKDNSAPLTSMTGTCHEAVGKRWPNFIAVDFYKRSDGGGAPQAPSDNPSHPFFLSFFLSFWTFDYKNMYALG from the exons ATGCCTGACATGTACGACTTCAACAATGACATTTGGTTGTGCCACTCCTTTGGAGGCCAATGCTACAATTTGATAGCATTC CAACCTGCTATTAATGTGCTGAAAGAAATTCAAGTTTTCCTTGATGCCAACCCTTTGGAGATCATTACAATCTTCATAGAAGATTATGTCACATCACCTCAAGGCCTAACTAAGGTATTCAATGCCGCTGGCCTTAGGAAATTTTGGTATCTGGTATCAGGGATGCCTAAAAATGGGCAAGATTGGCCCATCATCGATGATATGATTAGTAAGAACCAGCGTTTGTTGGTATTCACCTCAAAATCAGCCAAGGAGGCTTTTGAAGGCATTGCCTATGAGTGGAGATATATTGTAGAAAACCAAT ATGGTGACAGTTGGATGAAGGCGAGTTCTTATCCTAATCATGCGAAATCATCTCCCAAGAACACAACAACAAGATCCTTTGTTTTAGAGAACTATTTCCTTGACAATCCTAATTTAGCAACAGCTAATAAGGACAACTCAGCTCCACTTACTAGCATGACTGGTACATGTCATGAAGCAGTAGGAAAACGATGGCCCAACTTCATTGCTGTCGATTTCTACAAG AGAAGCGATGGAGGGGGAGCCCCACAAGCCCCATcggataatcctagccatccgttttttctttctttctttctttctttttggactTTTGACTATAAAAACATGTATGCTTTGGGATGA
- the LOC131237868 gene encoding cytokinin riboside 5'-monophosphate phosphoribohydrolase LOG1-like, translating to MIFDMGFVFHWINERFSTFSLMAFLCRIIPKTLMCKEITGETEGEVKPVAGMHQRKAKMSRHSDAFIALLGGYGTLEELLEVITWAQLGIHNKPVSNLY from the exons ATGATTTTTGATATGGGTTTTGTTTTTCATTGGATTAATGAACGTTTTTCAACCTTTTCTTTGATGGCTTTTCTTTGTAGGATCATACCGAAGACTCTCATGTGCAAAGAA ATTACAGGAGAAACAGAAGGAGAGGTGAAACCAGTGGCCGGCATGCATCAAAGGAAGGCAAAGATGTCCCGCCATTCCGACGCTTTCATCGCATTACTAG GTGGGTATGGAACCTTAGAAGAGCTCTTGGAAGTCATCACCTGGGCTCAGCTAGGAATCCATAATAAACCCGTAAGCAATCTCTACTAA